A single region of the Alkalispirochaeta americana genome encodes:
- a CDS encoding MarR family winged helix-turn-helix transcriptional regulator, giving the protein MDDLVAPADASIIMEMVNALTLFTRQTVVRWMPDLAREQGLTAERYMMLFELSLSRDISLKELSRIYGVSSAAVSVMVHSLVEQGLVNRSQDRKDRRRVVLSLTEKGQETLGRLEERLTAQFQVYLEEIPADARREFSLLSRQLVGSVRRIMDQTNGNDG; this is encoded by the coding sequence GTGGATGATCTGGTTGCCCCTGCTGATGCATCGATAATCATGGAAATGGTCAACGCACTCACACTTTTTACGCGGCAGACCGTGGTAAGGTGGATGCCGGACCTGGCCAGGGAGCAGGGCCTCACGGCCGAGCGGTACATGATGCTCTTTGAGCTTTCCCTGAGCAGAGACATCAGTCTGAAAGAGCTGTCACGAATTTATGGTGTTTCCTCTGCGGCTGTGTCAGTGATGGTTCACTCGCTGGTAGAACAGGGGCTGGTTAATCGTTCTCAGGACAGAAAAGACCGGCGTCGGGTGGTGCTGAGCCTTACAGAAAAGGGCCAGGAGACGCTTGGTCGGCTGGAGGAACGGTTGACCGCACAGTTTCAGGTATATCTTGAGGAGATTCCCGCCGATGCCCGAAGGGAGTTTTCCCTGTTGTCGAGGCAACTGGTGGGGTCGGTACGACGAATAATGGATCAAACCAATGGAAACGATGGATAG
- a CDS encoding ABC transporter substrate-binding protein has product MKKQTAPAVLAVLCVAAFCATVLFSGCSKDDGREHVTLMQNKPEIDAMLQRYGSDWSQRTGIGVTIKSVGGGTGATLGQQLRADYAAGEMPDIFIIAGPEDYREWESLILDLSDEPWVADTSLAFTLEGRVYGFPVALEGWGMAYNADLLQKAGIDPRELVNYDAYRRAFQRLDSMKSELGIDSVVSMAASADMGWVTAHHNFNSLLSNGLPYGDFSVVEDLLNGQVDQQLLEEYADWVELLFQYADRTVLTTGNYDTQVGAFATGRAAFLHQGNWVDPNLESAGAEFPRAFAPHGSQHSDTEGIFVSAPSFYVVNAESPNIEAAKQFLRDKVYTDQGQQFMVEEAGMIPAFSNIERSPAGQLSQSVQEWAARDKVFSWNQYHFSNDFRDQSLAPIYNRFATGQINRDEFVRQLTWTFETREP; this is encoded by the coding sequence ATGAAAAAACAAACCGCTCCGGCTGTTCTGGCGGTCCTTTGTGTCGCAGCGTTCTGCGCCACGGTGCTTTTTTCGGGATGTTCCAAAGACGACGGCAGAGAGCACGTAACGCTCATGCAAAACAAGCCTGAAATCGACGCAATGCTGCAACGCTACGGCTCAGACTGGTCGCAACGAACCGGCATCGGCGTTACCATAAAATCCGTAGGCGGCGGAACCGGAGCCACCCTGGGACAACAGCTGCGCGCAGATTACGCAGCAGGGGAGATGCCTGACATCTTTATTATCGCTGGTCCTGAGGATTACCGGGAATGGGAGAGCCTCATTCTGGATCTCTCCGATGAACCCTGGGTTGCCGATACATCTCTGGCCTTTACCCTGGAAGGCCGGGTCTATGGGTTTCCCGTTGCCCTGGAGGGATGGGGGATGGCCTACAACGCCGACCTTCTCCAAAAAGCCGGGATCGATCCCCGAGAGCTTGTCAATTATGACGCCTATCGACGGGCATTCCAGCGCCTGGATTCCATGAAATCCGAGCTGGGCATCGATTCGGTTGTCTCCATGGCTGCCTCGGCTGACATGGGCTGGGTTACAGCCCACCACAACTTCAACTCCCTGCTCTCCAACGGCCTGCCCTACGGAGATTTCTCGGTGGTAGAGGATCTTTTGAACGGCCAGGTGGACCAGCAACTCCTGGAGGAATACGCCGACTGGGTGGAATTGCTCTTTCAATACGCCGACAGAACCGTTTTGACCACCGGCAACTACGACACCCAGGTTGGTGCCTTCGCCACGGGCCGTGCCGCTTTTCTGCATCAGGGCAACTGGGTTGATCCCAATCTGGAATCAGCCGGAGCTGAGTTTCCCCGGGCCTTCGCGCCCCACGGCTCACAGCACAGCGATACGGAGGGAATCTTTGTGTCAGCCCCCTCGTTCTACGTGGTCAACGCTGAATCACCCAACATTGAGGCGGCAAAGCAGTTTCTGCGCGATAAAGTCTACACCGACCAGGGACAGCAGTTCATGGTGGAAGAAGCAGGGATGATTCCCGCCTTCTCCAACATCGAACGGAGTCCGGCAGGACAACTCTCGCAATCGGTTCAGGAATGGGCAGCCCGGGACAAGGTCTTTTCCTGGAATCAGTACCATTTCAGCAACGATTTCCGGGATCAAAGCCTGGCGCCAATCTACAACCGTTTTGCCACAGGCCAGATCAACCGGGACGAGTTCGTCCGTCAATTGACCTGGACCTTTGAAACCCGGGAGCCCTGA
- a CDS encoding helix-turn-helix transcriptional regulator, translated as MLKNQNSRNQVRQSRTEQGMTQEELAHQAGITRQTVGLIEKGTYNPTLDLCLKLCGVLGKTLDQLFWPDSLDDPGTTQERHLTGGKNHDNR; from the coding sequence ATGCTGAAGAATCAAAACTCGAGAAACCAGGTTCGCCAAAGCCGAACAGAGCAAGGAATGACCCAGGAAGAACTTGCGCACCAAGCCGGAATCACCCGGCAAACGGTGGGTCTCATAGAAAAAGGGACGTACAACCCCACCCTGGATCTGTGCCTCAAGCTCTGTGGTGTTCTGGGTAAAACGCTGGACCAGCTGTTTTGGCCCGACAGCCTTGACGACCCCGGGACAACTCAGGAAAGACATCTCACAGGAGGGAAAAACCATGATAACCGATGA
- a CDS encoding amino acid ABC transporter permease: protein MIGPYAARPSRRVSALDLLLLALLAVAAVRIGLPLISGGGYRWDWSVIGRYTLRRDPAGRLVPNVLLQGLFTTLRLSIWSAILAVVIGLAMGILATRKRLLARMITRTYVEFARNTPPLVLVFLFYFFLGEQINAILGIERWASQLTPLGARVVSILAAPPRQLPAFVSAVITLGIFEGAYLTEIIRAGIQSVPRGQNEAAQALGLTGIDRYRYVVLPQAWRVVLPAAVGQFISVIKDSSIVAVISIPELTFQGLEVMAGTYRTFEIWITIAVMYFLLSSLCSWTAHRMELRLNRTVAT from the coding sequence TTGATCGGACCCTACGCAGCCCGGCCATCCCGGCGAGTTTCCGCGCTTGATCTGCTGCTCCTGGCGTTGCTGGCAGTTGCGGCGGTTCGGATCGGCCTCCCCCTCATCAGCGGGGGAGGCTACCGCTGGGACTGGTCCGTGATCGGCCGCTACACCCTGCGGCGCGATCCCGCAGGCCGACTGGTTCCCAATGTATTACTCCAGGGGCTCTTCACAACCCTGCGACTCTCCATCTGGTCAGCGATCCTGGCTGTGGTGATCGGTCTGGCCATGGGAATCCTGGCAACCCGGAAGCGTCTTCTGGCACGAATGATCACCCGAACCTACGTGGAGTTTGCCCGAAACACACCTCCCCTGGTGCTGGTCTTCCTCTTCTACTTTTTTCTGGGAGAGCAGATAAACGCGATTCTGGGAATTGAACGCTGGGCATCGCAGCTCACACCCCTGGGAGCCAGGGTGGTGAGCATTCTCGCAGCACCACCCCGACAGCTCCCGGCCTTTGTCTCGGCCGTGATCACCCTGGGAATTTTTGAGGGAGCCTATCTCACAGAGATTATCCGTGCCGGAATTCAATCGGTTCCACGAGGCCAGAACGAGGCAGCCCAGGCCCTGGGGCTCACCGGGATTGACCGCTACCGCTACGTGGTGCTTCCCCAGGCCTGGCGTGTTGTCCTCCCCGCTGCGGTGGGACAGTTTATCTCGGTCATCAAGGATTCCAGCATCGTGGCGGTCATCTCTATTCCGGAACTCACCTTCCAGGGGCTGGAAGTAATGGCAGGAACCTACCGCACCTTCGAGATCTGGATTACCATCGCCGTGATGTACTTTCTCTTGAGTTCCCTCTGCTCCTGGACGGCCCACCGAATGGAACTACGCCTGAACCGCACCGTTGCGACATGA
- a CDS encoding MATE family efflux transporter: protein METMDRLAPLQIDPAEGAARREFLTEPVGKLIVRHGSPAVISMAFQALYQIVDGIMVGRSLGPEAMASVNVLYPLVALVAGLAVMIGTGGNARTAILLGEGDHRSASRVLGTILVLGFLLGIVGAVITAALTPQLLAFLGVGQVLSGYVRDYLLGLLPFFWGMILVFILEQSVRNDGKAALASLVMAGSALVNIFLDYLFLFVLDFGIIGAAWATGISQTGAALVFFGYFLVKTLRGTPGLSLGRPVRDARTLITICRNGASELLNSLSGGVTTFLFNRVLLSFLGALGVAAFTVVQYPVMLGVMVVLGLGSGVQPVFSYNHGAGEVLRVRRALEITLVVSFLVGVLLWFSLGAPARMIAGVFLPGHGEAQRVAAEAASFFRWVALCMPLGIIASVYFTAREEAGKSLVIALARGLVLPVAGILLLPLWLGVPGIWLTPVIAEVVACVIALGLIKSSGEGGSCRNGAVQA, encoded by the coding sequence ATGGAAACGATGGATAGACTGGCCCCACTTCAGATAGATCCTGCCGAGGGTGCGGCCCGCCGGGAGTTTCTCACCGAGCCTGTGGGAAAACTGATAGTTCGTCACGGCTCTCCAGCGGTGATTTCCATGGCCTTTCAGGCGCTCTATCAGATTGTGGATGGAATCATGGTGGGCCGAAGCCTGGGGCCCGAGGCAATGGCGTCGGTAAACGTTCTCTATCCCCTGGTGGCGCTTGTGGCGGGGCTGGCGGTGATGATTGGTACAGGAGGAAACGCCCGTACGGCGATTCTTCTGGGTGAGGGAGACCACCGGAGCGCATCCCGGGTTTTGGGAACGATTCTTGTCCTGGGGTTTCTCCTGGGTATCGTCGGTGCGGTGATCACCGCAGCTTTGACGCCGCAGTTGCTGGCGTTTCTGGGGGTGGGCCAGGTTCTCTCGGGGTATGTCCGGGACTATCTTCTGGGGTTGCTTCCCTTCTTTTGGGGGATGATTCTGGTCTTTATCCTGGAGCAGTCTGTTCGGAACGATGGCAAGGCCGCTCTGGCGAGTCTTGTCATGGCCGGAAGCGCCCTGGTGAATATTTTTCTGGATTATCTCTTTCTCTTTGTGCTGGACTTCGGAATTATCGGTGCGGCCTGGGCAACGGGTATCTCCCAGACCGGGGCAGCCCTGGTTTTTTTCGGCTATTTTCTGGTCAAGACTCTTCGTGGAACGCCGGGGCTTTCCCTGGGGCGTCCCGTGAGGGATGCCCGGACTCTGATCACCATCTGCAGAAACGGCGCCTCGGAGCTGCTTAATTCTCTCTCGGGAGGGGTCACCACGTTCCTGTTCAACCGGGTTCTCTTGAGCTTTCTGGGTGCCCTGGGGGTTGCTGCATTTACCGTTGTTCAGTATCCGGTGATGCTGGGGGTGATGGTTGTGCTTGGCCTGGGGAGCGGTGTTCAGCCTGTTTTCAGCTACAACCACGGAGCGGGGGAGGTTCTGCGGGTGCGCCGGGCCCTGGAAATCACTCTGGTTGTTTCCTTTCTGGTGGGGGTTCTTCTCTGGTTTTCTTTGGGGGCCCCGGCCCGGATGATTGCCGGGGTCTTTCTGCCCGGCCATGGTGAGGCCCAGAGGGTAGCCGCTGAGGCCGCATCGTTTTTCCGCTGGGTGGCGCTGTGTATGCCCCTGGGTATTATCGCTTCGGTCTATTTTACTGCCCGGGAAGAGGCCGGAAAATCTCTGGTGATCGCCCTGGCGCGAGGGCTTGTGTTGCCTGTTGCGGGGATTCTTCTTCTTCCCCTGTGGCTGGGGGTTCCAGGGATATGGCTCACCCCGGTTATTGCCGAGGTAGTGGCCTGTGTTATTGCTCTGGGGCTCATAAAATCCTCTGGAGAGGGAGGGTCATGTCGCAACGGTGCGGTTCAGGCGTAG
- a CDS encoding amino acid ABC transporter permease: protein MIFSDALLSIPAPRRLRRWLRSPWADLAAFLVIATVVAALMAHNTAALGYRWQWHRVPRYLYTVTDRGWQAGPLLQGLAVTMRLTAVSLVLSLGVAMVTALFRLSSSVLARGIARVYLEVIRNTPLIVQLFFTYFVIAPLIGMDGWTSAVIALSLFEGAYASEIIRGGIVSLPRGQWEAAYSTGLSRGDALRFIILPQAFRRILPPLVGQAISLIKDSALVSTIAIYDLTMRGQVVVAQTFLAFEIWFVVAGIYLVITISLSVAVSLLKHTLGDPHEQHS, encoded by the coding sequence ATGATTTTCTCTGATGCCCTGCTGTCCATTCCCGCTCCCCGCCGGCTCAGGCGGTGGCTCCGTTCCCCCTGGGCGGATCTGGCAGCATTCCTGGTGATCGCCACAGTTGTGGCTGCCCTTATGGCTCACAACACGGCGGCCCTGGGCTACCGCTGGCAATGGCACCGGGTGCCTCGCTATCTTTATACCGTGACAGACCGGGGGTGGCAGGCAGGCCCCTTGCTTCAGGGGCTGGCCGTTACCATGCGGCTCACGGCAGTATCGCTGGTGCTTTCTCTGGGTGTTGCCATGGTTACAGCCCTGTTCAGGCTTTCCTCGTCGGTTCTGGCCAGAGGCATCGCCCGGGTCTATCTGGAGGTAATCCGCAATACCCCCCTGATCGTGCAGCTCTTTTTCACCTATTTCGTGATCGCCCCCCTGATCGGGATGGACGGCTGGACCTCGGCAGTGATCGCCTTGAGCCTCTTTGAGGGCGCCTACGCGTCGGAGATCATCCGGGGGGGGATTGTGAGCCTGCCCCGGGGGCAGTGGGAGGCGGCCTACAGCACAGGACTCAGCCGGGGCGATGCCCTGCGCTTTATCATCCTGCCCCAGGCGTTCCGGCGTATCCTGCCGCCTCTGGTTGGGCAAGCGATCTCCCTGATCAAGGACAGCGCCCTGGTAAGCACCATTGCAATTTACGATCTCACCATGCGCGGCCAGGTGGTGGTGGCTCAAACTTTTCTGGCCTTCGAAATATGGTTTGTGGTAGCCGGAATATACCTGGTTATCACTATTTCACTCTCGGTAGCGGTATCGCTGCTGAAACACACCCTGGGAGATCCCCATGAGCAGCATAGCTGA
- a CDS encoding transporter substrate-binding domain-containing protein, with translation MIETQNQRRIGRPAWLILATLALALLLACVPAGQDKGTSQGGPATGQTSLLEAIQERGVLRVGMSTFVPWAMRDAQDELIGFEIDVARRLAEDMGVEIEFVPTQWSGIIPALLTGRFDMIIGGMGIRPARNLSVNFSIPYDHSGMAIAAHTEMAAGFDSLEDFNDPEVVITARIGTTAADAAERTFPRAQHRFFDDESRAVQEILNGRAHALVASAPLPAFQVVENPDRLFLPIQGTFTREPIGFALPKGDVDILNFVNSWITVVEAEGWLAERKAYWFETRDWAEQL, from the coding sequence ATGATCGAGACACAGAATCAACGACGAATCGGGAGACCCGCCTGGCTGATCCTGGCAACCCTTGCCCTGGCCCTGCTTTTGGCCTGCGTACCCGCCGGACAGGATAAGGGAACTTCCCAGGGAGGGCCGGCCACCGGCCAGACCAGTCTTCTGGAGGCGATCCAGGAACGGGGAGTCCTGCGGGTTGGAATGTCCACCTTTGTTCCCTGGGCCATGCGCGATGCCCAGGACGAATTGATCGGCTTCGAGATCGACGTGGCCCGTCGCCTTGCCGAGGATATGGGCGTAGAAATTGAGTTTGTTCCCACCCAGTGGTCGGGGATCATCCCCGCCCTTCTGACGGGACGTTTCGACATGATTATCGGAGGCATGGGAATCCGCCCGGCCCGAAACCTCTCGGTGAACTTCTCCATCCCCTACGATCATTCGGGCATGGCCATTGCCGCCCACACGGAGATGGCCGCAGGCTTCGACAGCCTGGAAGATTTTAACGATCCCGAGGTGGTTATCACCGCCCGCATTGGAACCACCGCAGCCGACGCGGCCGAGCGAACCTTCCCCAGGGCGCAGCACCGGTTCTTTGACGATGAGTCCCGGGCCGTCCAGGAAATCCTCAATGGCCGGGCCCACGCCCTGGTTGCCTCGGCGCCGCTTCCGGCATTCCAGGTGGTGGAGAACCCGGACCGGCTCTTCCTGCCCATCCAGGGAACCTTCACGCGGGAACCGATCGGTTTTGCCCTGCCCAAGGGGGACGTGGACATTCTGAACTTTGTGAACAGCTGGATCACCGTGGTTGAGGCCGAAGGCTGGCTTGCAGAGCGCAAGGCCTACTGGTTTGAAACCCGCGACTGGGCTGAACAACTTTGA
- a CDS encoding amino acid ABC transporter ATP-binding protein — MSSIADTFETGPLPQEEIIQVQGLTKTFPNGVRALDGVSLKIHRGEVVVLVGPSGSGKSTFLRCLNGLESADSGTIVVDGIPLDDNPRNRRAIRTEAGMVFQQFNLFPHMTAGRNIDLAQIRVRGTSPREARQTTLELLKKVGLADRVEAYPSQLSGGQQQRVAIARALALRPRVMLFDEATSALDPEMIGEVLDVMRDLAREGMTMVVVTHEMGFAREVGSRAVFIDEGRFVEIAPAQDLFDAPREPRTRAFLSKVL, encoded by the coding sequence ATGAGCAGCATAGCTGATACCTTTGAAACCGGCCCTCTCCCGCAGGAAGAGATCATCCAGGTTCAGGGGCTGACCAAAACTTTTCCAAACGGAGTGCGGGCCCTGGACGGGGTCAGCCTGAAGATACACCGCGGCGAAGTGGTTGTCCTGGTGGGGCCTTCGGGCTCGGGCAAGTCTACTTTCCTGCGCTGCCTCAACGGTCTGGAGAGCGCCGATTCCGGAACGATCGTGGTAGACGGGATTCCCCTGGACGATAACCCCCGAAATCGCCGGGCAATCCGCACCGAAGCGGGGATGGTCTTCCAGCAGTTCAACCTCTTTCCCCACATGACCGCTGGCAGGAACATCGACCTTGCCCAGATCAGGGTCCGGGGAACATCCCCTCGTGAGGCCCGACAAACCACCCTGGAACTACTGAAAAAAGTGGGGCTCGCCGACCGCGTCGAGGCCTACCCGAGCCAGCTTTCAGGAGGCCAGCAACAACGTGTAGCCATAGCCCGGGCACTGGCACTGCGTCCCCGGGTGATGCTCTTTGACGAAGCAACCAGCGCCCTGGACCCGGAGATGATCGGCGAGGTCCTGGACGTGATGCGAGATCTGGCCCGGGAGGGGATGACCATGGTGGTGGTTACCCACGAAATGGGCTTTGCCCGCGAGGTGGGGTCCCGGGCTGTCTTTATCGACGAGGGGCGTTTTGTTGAGATCGCTCCGGCACAGGACCTCTTTGACGCGCCCCGGGAGCCTCGGACCCGGGCTTTTCTGAGCAAAGTTTTATAA